The following proteins come from a genomic window of Elusimicrobiota bacterium:
- a CDS encoding response regulator, translating into MTEKRIMIVENERTVADELKRLLTKMGYAVTGIAASGEEAVRSVHASRPDLVLMDIRIDGPLDGIETAEHLYAEFNVPVSYLTAHGDVRTLERAKATMPFGYILKPLEERSLQGVIELAIHRHRMEVLMGEMDGWHARALNRLTDAVIAAGARGGVTFMNKAAEALTGWTLDGFFGMPLATILDTGSEGPLPRKGNSAHETSVLDRPGTLRTKEGDSVSVMYTRADRLGKDGELDRVLIVFKKA; encoded by the coding sequence ATGACGGAAAAACGGATTATGATCGTGGAAAACGAGCGCACCGTGGCAGACGAATTGAAAAGACTGCTGACGAAAATGGGATACGCCGTCACGGGCATTGCCGCCAGCGGAGAGGAAGCCGTTCGGAGCGTTCACGCTTCCCGGCCCGACCTTGTGTTGATGGACATCCGCATCGATGGGCCCCTGGACGGCATCGAGACGGCGGAACACCTCTACGCCGAATTCAACGTTCCCGTCAGCTACCTCACCGCCCACGGGGACGTACGCACCCTGGAGCGAGCCAAGGCGACCATGCCCTTCGGGTACATTCTGAAGCCGCTGGAAGAGCGGTCGCTTCAAGGGGTCATCGAACTGGCCATCCACCGACATAGAATGGAAGTCTTGATGGGCGAGATGGACGGTTGGCACGCCCGCGCCCTTAACAGGTTGACCGACGCCGTGATCGCGGCGGGTGCTCGCGGGGGTGTCACTTTCATGAACAAAGCGGCCGAGGCCCTGACGGGGTGGACCTTGGACGGTTTTTTTGGAATGCCCTTGGCCACGATTCTCGATACGGGAAGCGAGGGGCCGCTTCCTCGGAAGGGGAATTCGGCGCACGAAACCTCGGTCTTGGATAGGCCCGGCACTCTCCGGACCAAGGAGGGGGACAGCGTCTCCGTGATGTACACCCGCGCCGACCGGTTGGGCAAAGACGGCGAGTTGGACCGCGTCTTGATCGTTTTTAAAAAAGCTTAA
- a CDS encoding 4a-hydroxytetrahydrobiopterin dehydratase, protein MNPEKPEKTRCRPCPKGTSPLPRSQARKWLARLAGWKLNEKSKSISKLYIMRDFSAAIAFMKTIHPVAQAEDHHPDLHLTNYRRLRIVLSTHKVGGLSDKDFILAAKIEALPKALKAR, encoded by the coding sequence ATGAATCCAGAAAAGCCGGAAAAAACAAGGTGCAGACCCTGTCCCAAGGGGACATCTCCTCTCCCCAGGAGTCAGGCACGAAAATGGCTGGCGCGGCTTGCGGGGTGGAAGTTAAACGAGAAAAGCAAAAGCATTTCAAAGTTGTACATCATGCGCGATTTTTCCGCGGCCATCGCGTTTATGAAAACGATTCATCCCGTTGCTCAAGCGGAGGATCATCATCCGGACCTGCACCTCACGAATTACCGAAGATTGCGGATTGTTCTCTCGACACACAAGGTGGGTGGGCTCTCCGATAAGGACTTTATTCTTGCGGCCAAAATCGAGGCCCTTCCGAAAGCGTTGAAAGCCCGGTGA
- a CDS encoding metallophosphoesterase, producing the protein MAFQKEEEAWINIPGGFLDRFQILWGGLGTFPPPGLPDSHHKPQGLPSDPDHPPLRSSDGRDFKNTSASAASLNDFDPHLLLFTGDVLNHPSLIPSVRDYFAGFTHQAGAFGVGGNVDGLLGLPRFAESAGWGLIEASARTLRVEGSSVSVIGLGISDTSNSTLLRDSLANLNTADFKILLAHYPDALFIAHDKGIDLQLSGHTHGGQVCTPWGPVVTFSRVPKSIAAGGLHRVGDMLVLVSRGLGWEGHVAPASGPSADRRLR; encoded by the coding sequence TTGGCTTTCCAAAAAGAGGAGGAGGCCTGGATTAATATTCCTGGCGGCTTTCTTGATCGGTTTCAAATTCTATGGGGAGGTCTGGGAACCTTCCCGCCTCCAGGTCTCCCGGATTCACATCACAAGCCACAAGGTCTCCCGTCCGATCCGGATCACCCACCTCTCCGATCTTCAGACGGACGGGATTTCAAAAACACTTCGGCGAGCGCGGCAAGCCTCAATGATTTCGATCCGCACTTGCTTTTATTTACGGGGGACGTTTTAAACCACCCGTCACTCATTCCTTCCGTTCGCGACTACTTCGCCGGGTTCACTCACCAAGCGGGGGCTTTCGGTGTGGGTGGAAACGTCGACGGCTTATTGGGCCTTCCTCGATTCGCCGAGTCCGCGGGTTGGGGTTTAATCGAGGCGAGCGCGAGAACTCTTCGGGTGGAAGGTTCATCCGTCAGTGTCATCGGCCTAGGCATTTCCGACACTTCCAATTCAACGCTTCTCCGTGATTCGCTCGCCAATCTGAACACGGCCGATTTCAAGATCCTTTTGGCCCATTATCCCGATGCCCTATTCATCGCCCACGACAAAGGAATTGACCTTCAGCTTTCAGGCCACACTCACGGCGGTCAAGTCTGCACGCCTTGGGGGCCGGTGGTCACCTTCAGTCGCGTCCCGAAATCAATCGCCGCCGGCGGGCTCCATAGGGTGGGCGATATGCTTGTTTTGGTGAGTCGAGGGCTCGGTTGGGAAGGCCATGTCGCCCCCGCGTCAGGACCTTCTGCCGACCGCAGATTGCGCTGA
- a CDS encoding GGDEF domain-containing protein: MADRELHRRGRSFRSLAVIMADIDHFKKINDKWGHPAGDAVLSEVARRLQTGLREMDILGRYGGEEFSLMLLDTERKDALEVAERLRRTVEISPVQIGGNAIPVTLSLGLAMRSNEEEIKLDVLIARADRSLYQAKETGRNRVVLAEGT; this comes from the coding sequence TTGGCCGATCGGGAACTTCACCGACGGGGCCGCTCCTTCCGTTCCTTGGCCGTGATCATGGCCGACATCGACCATTTTAAAAAGATCAATGACAAGTGGGGTCACCCGGCCGGCGACGCCGTGTTGTCCGAGGTCGCCCGTCGGCTCCAGACCGGTTTGCGGGAAATGGACATTCTCGGTCGCTACGGGGGGGAGGAATTCTCCTTGATGCTTTTGGACACCGAACGGAAAGACGCCTTGGAGGTTGCGGAACGTCTTCGACGCACTGTTGAAATATCACCGGTCCAAATTGGTGGAAACGCCATCCCGGTGACCCTGAGCCTCGGCTTGGCCATGCGGTCGAACGAGGAAGAAATCAAACTCGACGTTTTGATCGCCCGCGCCGACCGGTCTCTTTACCAGGCCAAGGAAACGGGACGAAACCGCGTGGTTTTGGCGGAAGGAACATAA